The genomic segment GGCGGGGCTGCGGCTGCCAAAGCCGATTGGACAAGCGGTTGGCATCGTCGGAGGACTTGTCATTGGTCAAGCCGCGGTACAGGCTGCAATTGTCAGTCCGATTATGGTTATCGTCGTGGCGCTGACGGCGATATCCTCGTTTGCTTTTCCACAGTATGGGGCGGGTCTGGCGATTCGCATTTTGCGCTTTGGCATGATGATGGCGGCTGCGGTATTGGGCCTTTATGGGGTCATTTTATTTTATATTTTGATTACCGTTCATATGATCAGGCTTAAAAGCTTCGGCGTTCCTTACCTCTCGCCGTTTGTGCCAGCGCGCCCTTCGCAGTGGAAGGACCTTTTCCTCCGCTTTCCGCTCCATATGTTGAAACGGCGTCCCGCCATGGTCAGCCCTCAGGACGATAAGCGGCAGAAATAGAGACAAGGGGAATGCAGCATGAAGACAAAGGATAGGAGCAAGGAAGCGATTACCGCTACTCAAGCCGCAATGATGACGGCAAAAGCAATGATCGGCACAGGCATTCTTGTGCTGCCGCAAAGCATTGGCAAAAGTGTGGGAACGCCTGACGGATGGCTGTCTGTTCTGCTTAGCGGCATGTTGGCTATGATGTTCGGCTTCATTATTGTAAAGCTTAGCCAGCGCTTTCCCGGCAGAACCTATTATCAATACAGCCAGGAAATTGTGGGTAAGTGGATCGGCTCCTGCGTTGGGGCTATGATGTGCCTGTATTATATTTTTTCCTCCGGCTACTTGCTGCGTGTCATGGGGGAGGTTGTGCGCATGTATTTGCTGGATAAAACGCCGATCACCATTATCATGCTGACGTTTATGGGGGTTGCCATTTATATGACGACAGCGGGGATTAATGCGATCGCGCAGCTTATCGAGATTTTTTTGCCGATTATTGTCCTGATTATGGTTGTTTTTATTATTTTTAGCTTCGGTGACTTTGAGCTGGACAATTTGCGTCCGATATTGGGGGAAGGCATTGCGCCGCTGCTGAAAGGAATTGAGCCATCGATTTTATCCTACAGCGGGTTTGAAGTGATGCTGTTTGTGACGGCCTTCATGACGGATGCCAACAAGGCGCTCAAGGCGACCTTCGCCGGAATCGGCTTGACGGCGGTGTTATATACGCTGATTGTTGCGGTTGCGATTGGCTCCTTAACGGTGGAGGAGGTGCAGACTGTAACGTGGCCAACGATGTCAGTCGCGATGAATATTGAGCTGCCCGGCGGATTTTTCGAGCGATTCGAGTCTTTGTTTACCGTCTTGTGGGTTATATCGATGTTTACAGCCTTCGTGATGTACCATTATGGAGGAAGCTTGGGGTTTGGACAGCTAACGGGCAAAAATTTTCAGCTATATGCCTATTTGTCTTTGCCTTGTATTTTTTTGATTGCCATTTGGCCGAGCAATTTGAACAAGCTGTTTAAGCTTGGCGACTATATTGGTTATGCTTCGTTTTTCATGTTCGGCACCATTCCCATTATTTTTTTAATAGTGGCGGCGGTGAGGAGGGTGGGGCATGGAACTAAAAATAAGCGCGCGTAATAGGTCTGTTGTGCTGCT from the Paenibacillus sp. BIHB 4019 genome contains:
- a CDS encoding GerAB/ArcD/ProY family transporter, producing MKTKDRSKEAITATQAAMMTAKAMIGTGILVLPQSIGKSVGTPDGWLSVLLSGMLAMMFGFIIVKLSQRFPGRTYYQYSQEIVGKWIGSCVGAMMCLYYIFSSGYLLRVMGEVVRMYLLDKTPITIIMLTFMGVAIYMTTAGINAIAQLIEIFLPIIVLIMVVFIIFSFGDFELDNLRPILGEGIAPLLKGIEPSILSYSGFEVMLFVTAFMTDANKALKATFAGIGLTAVLYTLIVAVAIGSLTVEEVQTVTWPTMSVAMNIELPGGFFERFESLFTVLWVISMFTAFVMYHYGGSLGFGQLTGKNFQLYAYLSLPCIFLIAIWPSNLNKLFKLGDYIGYASFFMFGTIPIIFLIVAAVRRVGHGTKNKRA